One window of the Bacteroidia bacterium genome contains the following:
- the clpP gene encoding ATP-dependent Clp endopeptidase proteolytic subunit ClpP yields MDYGKEFKKYATKHLGMSSLKVESAIENMTPYIIEERQLNMSQMDIFSRLMMDRIIFLGTGINDEVANIIIGQLLFLDSTNPGRDIQIYINSPGGGVYAGLAIYDTMQYVTSDVATICTGMAASMGAVLMCAGVKGKRTALKHSRVMIHQPLGGAQGQASDMEITLKEILKLKKELYEIIAFHSGQPFKTVEKDSDRDHWMTAEEAKAYGMVDEVLIKKKD; encoded by the coding sequence ATGGACTACGGAAAAGAATTTAAAAAATATGCAACTAAGCATTTAGGTATGAGTTCTCTAAAGGTTGAGAGCGCAATTGAAAATATGACACCTTACATCATCGAAGAACGTCAGCTAAACATGAGCCAGATGGATATTTTTTCACGTTTGATGATGGATAGGATTATCTTTTTGGGAACCGGAATTAATGATGAAGTGGCTAATATTATCATTGGTCAGCTTTTGTTTTTAGATTCTACAAATCCCGGCAGAGATATTCAAATCTACATAAACAGTCCCGGTGGTGGCGTATATGCAGGTTTGGCAATTTACGACACAATGCAATATGTAACTTCTGATGTGGCTACAATCTGTACAGGTATGGCAGCATCTATGGGTGCAGTATTAATGTGTGCCGGAGTAAAAGGGAAAAGAACTGCATTGAAACATTCAAGAGTGATGATACATCAACCATTGGGAGGTGCACAAGGTCAAGCGAGCGATATGGAAATTACCTTAAAAGAGATTTTAAAACTTAAAAAAGAGTTGTACGAAATTATTGCATTCCATTCAGGTCAACCATTTAAGACTGTTGAGAAAGATAGCGATCGAGACCATTGGATGACAGCAGAAGAAGCCAAAGCCTATGGTATGGTTGATGAAGTGCTGATTAAAAAGAAAGACTAA
- the rsmI gene encoding 16S rRNA (cytidine(1402)-2'-O)-methyltransferase: MGKLFLVPTPIGNLKDMTFRAVEVLQSCDFVYAEDTRTSGLLFKHYAINVPLRSFHIHNEHEKVEEIKRHVEEGHTIGLVSDAGTPAISDPGFLAARACIEADLSVEALPGATAFVPALVESGLPCEKFVFEGFLPHKKGRLTRLTLLKNETRTMIFYESPFRINKTLEEFIIHFGSERRVSVSRELSKLYHQTIRGTLSEVQNHFMQNTPKGEFVIVLEGNHDK, from the coding sequence ATAGGCAAATTATTCTTAGTACCCACACCCATAGGCAACTTGAAAGACATGACATTCAGAGCTGTTGAGGTGCTTCAATCCTGTGATTTCGTGTATGCAGAAGACACTCGAACTTCGGGGTTATTATTTAAACATTATGCAATCAATGTCCCTTTGCGCTCATTTCACATACACAATGAACATGAAAAGGTAGAAGAAATTAAAAGGCATGTGGAAGAAGGGCATACCATTGGTTTAGTGAGCGATGCAGGGACTCCTGCTATATCAGACCCCGGATTTTTAGCTGCCAGAGCCTGTATTGAAGCTGATTTGTCGGTTGAAGCACTTCCAGGAGCAACTGCGTTTGTTCCGGCTCTTGTTGAATCAGGGTTACCTTGTGAAAAATTCGTTTTCGAAGGGTTTTTACCTCATAAAAAAGGAAGGTTGACACGGTTGACTCTGTTGAAAAATGAAACACGAACCATGATTTTTTATGAAAGTCCTTTCAGAATAAACAAGACACTCGAGGAATTTATCATACATTTTGGCAGCGAACGAAGAGTCTCTGTTAGTAGAGAACTAAGTAAACTCTACCACCAAACCATTAGAGGCACACTGTCGGAGGTGCAAAACCATTTTATGCAAAACACGCCAAAAGGCGAATTTGTAATTGTTTTAGAAGGCAATCATGATAAATAA